The following DNA comes from Papaver somniferum cultivar HN1 unplaced genomic scaffold, ASM357369v1 unplaced-scaffold_128, whole genome shotgun sequence.
CTAAAACATGATCTTAGTTTTTGGAATTTGAActcttttggacacatcaaaacaacaattaataGGTTGAATTCAGAAATTGAAAAACTGCAGAATATGGCTGATACTCCCTCTATaggaaattttattctcaactactCTAAGCAGTTGGACTTTTGGTATGAAATAGAGAATTCCTTCTATAAACAAAAGTCGAGGATTGACTACTTCACGCAGTATGATAAGAATAccaatttttttaataatattaaGTTAAGAAACATGTACAACACCATACATATGCTTAAAGATAATCAAGGTAATTGGCTGGGAAATAGAGATCAAGTCCTTCACCTCCTTGCTgatcatttaaaaaaaatatttgcttCTTCTATGCCGAGAAACTCTGATATTGATGATGTGCTTATGGATATCAAACCTATCATTTCTGATGAGGTCAATTCTAAGCTTGTTGCTATACCTTCTGTGAATGAGATATTTAGAACTGTTAAAATATGGCGCCTTGGAAATCCCCCGGACCTGATGGCTTTCCGGGTGGGTTCTTCAGGGATAATTGGGATCACATTTCAACTGAAGTTATTAATCACGTACACGGATTTTTTTCGCAGCAAATTTCTTCTTAAGCAGCTCAATCATTCTTTTATCGCTTTAATTCCTAAGGTAAGTAACCCCTCTACTCTGAATGATTTTCGACCTATTAGCCTCATTAATACTGtttacaaaataatttcaaaaaatttaacTAATCGTTTAAAACCTGTTTTAGATTCTTTAATATCTGCTTATCAGTCTGCATTTATAGCTAATAGGAAAATACATGATAACATCATCATTAGTCATGAAATTCTGCATTCCTTTAAAACTAGAAAgaggaaaaataacaaagatggtTTCATGACTATTAAGTTAGATTTAtctaaagcctttgataggcAGGATGGCCATTCATAATTGTTGTGCTTAAAAAACTGGGTTTTTTCGGATGACTGGTGCCAGCTTATATGATGCAAAACTTCCCTAAGGTATAGTTAGGGAAGTTCTGGACCAGCTTGGTAATTTTGTAACTGCTGACTCTCCTGCAGGCAGTTTATATGATGCAAAACTTATGGTTCCTTTAAAAAATCCTCTTACTAGGAAGGTTGTTTTTAACACTAGTAAAAGAACTTATATAATGTATTACTTTTACCCTAAATTACCT
Coding sequences within:
- the LOC113332097 gene encoding uncharacterized protein LOC113332097, yielding MVDSETVNKYTHFLPFDSWHIVPAVGKSGGMALGFLKNSSLEVLGSTFNMIHVVCDITPTIKNCLVTFRYGALNTLGIRNQWNYLKHFNESDNRPWLLLGDFNFILNVSEKQGGIPENSLAFDFIKNSLLMLNMHDVFSFGNPFTWCNKRFKNPSELIFEKLDRGFINDNWVSLLPQTRVTNLGRVFSDHCPILLQCFHSTDKLAIPFKYFKCWQVIHEFKHVLVNSRKKVIKGSASFIVAGKLRNLKHDLSFWNLNSFGHIKTTINRLNSEIEKLQNMADTPSIGNFILNYSKQLDFWYEIENSFYKQKSRIDYFTQYDKNTNFFNNIKLRNMYNTIHMLKDNQGNWLGNRDQVLHLLADHLKKIFASSMPRNSDIDDVLMDIKPIISDEVNSKLVAIPSVNEIFRTVKIWRLGNPPDLMAFRVGSSGIIGITFQLKLLITYTDFFRSKFLLKQLNHSFIALIPKVSNPSTLNDFRPISLINTVYKIISKNLTNRLKPVLDSLISAYQSAFIANRKIHDNIIISHEILHSFKTRKRKNNKDGFMTIKLDLSKAFDRQDGHS